TCAGGCATCCGATACGGTAACGCTTCATGGCAGCTTGAGACCGTTTGTCTTCACCTGATACATCATTATGTCAGCCATATTATAGTGATTGTTTACGTTCAAACACGCTTACCAAAATGGCAATAAAGAACATCACTTATCTAAGTCTCAGCAATTATTGAGACATAAACAGATTTGTACCGGACTATAAGCTAAATTATATATTCTGACGTGCATGAATCTTATGAAAACCAAAAAGTTCTTGAGCTTGTGAACACAAGTCAACATGAAATCACatgaggtcattactcaatataacagtctgactcacaatgTCATTTGAGAATGAACGCtacaatcatcacacagcaacttaacactgataGGTTTGACGTGACAAAAAGTATCCAAAAAAAGTATCCTTTCCTGACCAGCTGTCTTCCCGACAGGCTTCACTTATCTTGTTGTCATAGCAACacaacattgtttttctttttgttaacGACGCTTTGACCTTCAAACTTCCAAACATCCTGAGGGCGCAACAGTGAAACTGATAAATGTGACACCTTTTGAGGGAAAAGCAAGAAATGAATATGGAGACATATGGTCGACaaaatctttattattattatagtattattgggattgtgtttttgcagtactttGTAACTGCATTATGTTGTAATTAACATCACTGTATCTTTGCACAGGCAAAATTTGGTAATTCTTGTCATTGCATTTTTCtgagttcttgtttttttttttaatttttgaatttttgacactacttttatttaattgctTGACATTTTAGATAGAAATATGtttatgaattatatatatatataaaccttttttaaaaatagatacaaaatggagagaaaaaatatattattctaaATTTCCTaaattatacagtataaataatacagtattattttgtatcacaaaaaaaaatgacaaaaccgtgtttttcttcttaatgATGTTCTTCTTAAGATGaacttgtttttaaagaagTAATTTACTTAGAAACAAAATGATATCGgattaatacatatttatttaaaacagcCACAACTTCTGCtttaggtgatttttttttttttatcttcaatCTTCAGCGGCATGTTTTCAAGGAAATTATCGCATGTTCtcataaacatatttatgtatGCAGGGCACAAAGTATAAggaagaagagtcttgaaccaatgCTATGTCTAACCACTCATGCTTATTACTTGTACTCCTATTGTAACAGGTTATTATATGAACTCATTTTCTTATGTTGAatacagaaagtgaacaaatgtattagcaGTTGggttgtgcaagtgtaaacgtgATGTCAATGAAGCTTTGTTAAGGATGTTCGAAATAAGCTCAatcattaaaacacacacacagctcggGCTACCTTGGGTTTTGGTTTTAGCACCAAAACAAGCCTCGGCGTAAACATCCTCAGATGGCTTTTCCAGTTCACTGTAGTGGGTTCGGTGTGATTCctctaaaacacaaatacagaaaaatacacacaaatcgGAATTTGCCCCCGTGGATGATTAGCACTTAAACCTTAGATGTCGTAATCCAATGTGTTGTTAAATCATCTTAACAGGTatgaccccccctcccactcCAACTAAGAATATAGATGCATACCTTTGCTTTTGGCCTCCAGCATGCTTTCATATGATTCTTGACCCTCTTCACATTTTTCTTCCTTCGCGGCGACCTTCTGCATCTCCATGACTGCTTTCTTGTGAGGTTAACTTTCGCTTTCCCTGCAAAAGATCCACCCAATCAGTCAGGATaaatggctgaaaaaaaaaggtgttatGTAACGCATAAAAAGAGAATTACCTCCAATTGAAAGATGCAACAATGTCAATAAGCGTTATGTTGAAAATGTGAAGTCGGCAAAAGTTCCCAGACGTGTCCAGGTTTCAGCTGGTTGGTACAGACTGCATACTTCCCCTTATTAAGATTCTGGTTATGTGTCCTTGGTCTTCCTGTAAACCTCTTGGAGGGTGTACAAATGATTTTGGGGGGTGGGAGGAATTGATGATGCTACATGATGGGATGTTAAAATGAACACCTagtcaaaaatttttttcatgttttatttgccacaaaaaaaattacaaaaccaAAAATCATTAAATACTTAATATGAGAAAGATGAGGGGAGCGCTCTTGAAGATCATAAGACAACTTCCGTTTTCCATCacagttcctttttttttttctctgttttccaaaaacaaaaaccaaaacataataAGTGAAACCGCACCCTTCAGCATTTATCCCTTAGACGAATatgttagaataataataataaaggagtGAAAGCTTTAGGAAAAAGAACACTCCACTCCCCCCGCCTCCCCTCAACTTTCTCGTTGTCGCCGTCACAGCCGATTTGAGGTGCGAAACTTCAGGCGCCATAGACGCTCTCGTTGCTGTAGGTCATGTAGAGGAACAGGTCTTCTTCGTGGTGCTCCTGGAAGGCCACACAAACCAAGTTACATTCTCCGGCTCATCCACTTCTTATTCTGTTAtgtgatttgtgttttttttttttacaaatgtaaacaacGTAACAAACTGACTGTCTGCGCGCGTGCATGTGACGCCAAATGCGGTTACCTCATAGACAGCAGAGAGAGGCGAGCTAGAGGGAGGCAGAGAGTTGTTGACAAAGAAGAAGAGCGCCTCCTCGGGTCTCAAGGAAACACGCTGACGAATCAGGAAGCACAACTGGCCCACTGAAAGAAAACACGGTAAAGGAAAGGGTGGGTGTGAGATGACAACAAGAAGGCACATGAAGTTCATGTCATGTGATTGGGAAGAAAACAGAAAGTAAAACCTAACAACTTAATACCAAGGACGTCAGCACTGAATAAAGCAATAAGTAattgacaaagatcctctattgtcTGTTTTCAAGGACCAGTgggcaaaaatgctagtcaaagatcctttttgAGCGATGGAGTGCTCTTCTGCTTTGaaggacatactgcaaaaacacttgtgAAAGATTGACAAGAGTGCTCGGATGGTtggaaggatctactgcaaaaatgctagtcaaagatcctatatgcGGGCCTCATCATAATCTTAAGACCGTAGCTAGAATTTACCTTTTGTATACATTTGAATCTTTGTGAAGTTTTAAGTAGAGCTTGAAAAAGCCATTTATTGACAATTAACAATTAAACTGAAAtggtaatttatttcatttgaacatgcatcagactacaattgaatgcatcacataatcagttcacagttccacatgtccaaaaggagtacgaagaagcaaagcttattaaatcctacccctccatctggtacttttacaatcagtaactgttacatttgttcacttcctgctttcctaatttatttttatttttattttacaatgacataatgtgtaccatagtaagtgtcaatatagtgatacgtataacacatcatgactggttcaagactcttcatccttgtatttagcaaacatcaactgcttgtattgtttcttgaattggctcatcgttgtgcattgtttgagggtcttactcaatccattccatagtttgattccacatactgaaatgctatggctttttaacgtagtcctagcatataagtgtttcaaatgtagttcttccctgagatcatatttttctcctctcttgtagagaagtattggttgacattttaggtaattggtcatttttagccttatgcgttattttagctgtttgaagattaacaaagtatttgtgattttagaaataaggagaaataggctgtttatcagctgatcaaagaCCGTTgctcaaaaaatacaaaaaaactgaacaaaatCTCAGTCGGATTCAGTTGTGAGTAGCTCCACTGTTCTTGTGAATCACTTCAAAAATTaatttgggcatgcttgatgcgaTGTTTGCTTTGCTGATGCAAAAAAGCCTATTTTTATTACCTCCAATAAGACCCATAGGTCGCAAGTTTAAGAGGgctaatatcattcattcatttttttataccgcttatgctaatgagggtcgcgggcatgctggagcctatcccagctgtcttcgggcaagaggtggggtacaccctggactggtcgccagccaatcacagggcacatatagacaaacaaccattcactccaCTATATAGTGCTTTTGAACGTCACCTGTTAAATCTGAGGGCACCAAGTATTTCTTTTTATCCAGTTCAGGAGCTCTTGACCTCTGGGCCTTCTCCACAATgatctgttaaaaaaaatgatataacgATCAGTTTAACAGATCATTAGTgctacaaatatataaaagttGTTGTCATGCCCACCGGTATCTTGTCAGGATGCTTGGACCGAACCCGCTCCCCCTCTGCTCTCCTCACCTCCAGTGGTACCGAGCGCTGGTACTGACTCCCCATctgaaagacaacaacaaacaacagcTTTATTTATTGTGCAGACAAATGAAAAAGGATGACATCACTTCATGACGACAGGACTTACTGTCATCAAGTGATGGTGACAGCTCACGAAACAGGATTTAGTATATATTTACTGAACCGCTTCACAGATAaggatatgttttgttttgtagtcACACATAAAATCATTggcatgataaaaaaaagatgaagacTTGAATCGCTTTCGTTCCTCCTTTAATCCAGCATATACGCCATTAAAATGAGGCATTACCCGGAAGTGGTGCCATACTACATGACTTCcgtttatttcaaaataaaatatttaccaGTTGTTACGTACAAGTTTGTtttctatataaatataatatctcATGTGCCTTAATATTACCGAATGTAGACTACCCACGTATTGGAATTTCACGCATAAAATCATTggcatgaacaaaaaaaaagacttgaatCGCTTTCGTTCCTCGTTTAATCAAGcaaatactttaaaaatgaGGCATTACCCGGAAGTGGTGCCATACTACATGACTTCCgttaatttcaaaataaaatatttactagTTGTCACGTACAAGTTTGTtttctatataaatataatatatcatgtGCCTTAATATTACCGAATGTAGAATGTCCAAGAATTGGAATGtcacgttgaaaaaaatttatcgatggaagaaaatgcaaaatatgCCGTTAT
This genomic window from Doryrhamphus excisus isolate RoL2022-K1 chromosome 17, RoL_Dexc_1.0, whole genome shotgun sequence contains:
- the zgc:92606 gene encoding gamma-aminobutyric acid receptor-associated protein-like 1 isoform X1, whose protein sequence is MTMGSQYQRSVPLEVRRAEGERVRSKHPDKIPIIVEKAQRSRAPELDKKKYLVPSDLTVGQLCFLIRQRVSLRPEEALFFFVNNSLPPSSSPLSAVYEEHHEEDLFLYMTYSNESVYGA
- the zgc:92606 gene encoding gamma-aminobutyric acid receptor-associated protein-like 1 isoform X2: MGSQYQRSVPLEVRRAEGERVRSKHPDKIPIIVEKAQRSRAPELDKKKYLVPSDLTVGQLCFLIRQRVSLRPEEALFFFVNNSLPPSSSPLSAVYEEHHEEDLFLYMTYSNESVYGA